The following coding sequences lie in one Trichoderma breve strain T069 chromosome 1, whole genome shotgun sequence genomic window:
- a CDS encoding CS domain-containing protein has protein sequence MAETLTPEVLWAQRSSVADATKNFIYLTISVPDVPKEDLQLDLKPTGVTFTGTSSTLKKKYHVELELYAEIDPAESRVNHTAKNIEMKLQKKELKEEYWPRLLKVAQKLHFLKTDFDKWVDEDEQNEAADEDMAKFGDMGGMPGMGGDFGGIDFSKLGGGAGGMPDMSGMGLEGMPDLSSSGVPDSDSEDEDEDMPGLEGDEEKKAEGEAAPKA, from the exons ATGGCTGAGACGTTGACTCCCGAAG TTCTCTGGGCCCAGCGCTCCTCTGTGGCTGACGCTACCAAGAACTTCATCTACCTGACCATCTCCGTCCCCGACGTCCCCAAAGAAGACCTGCAGCTGGACCTGAAGCCTACCGGCGTGACCTTCACCGGCACCTCATCTACCCTTAAGAAGAAGTACCATGTCGAGCTTGAGCTCTACGCCGAGATCGACCCCGCTGAGAGCCGTGTTAACCACACTGCCAAGAACAttgagatgaagctgcagaagaaggagctcaaggaggagtACTGGCCGCGGTTGCTCAAGGTTGCCCAGAAGCTCCACTTCCTCAAGACCGACTTCGACAAGTgggttgatgaggatgagcagaacgaggctgctgatgaggacatGGCCAAGTTTGGAGATATGG GCGGCATGCCCGGCATGG GTGGTGACTTTGGCGGAATCGACTTCTCCAAGCTGGGAGGCGGCGCTGGCGGCATGCCCGACATGAGCGGCATGGGCCTGGAGGGCATGCCTGACCTCAGCAGCTCTGGAGTCCCCGACTCCGACtccgaggatgaagacgaggacatgCCCGGACTCGAGGGTGacgaggaaaagaaggcCGAGGGCGAGGCCGCACCAAAGGCGTAA
- a CDS encoding snf7 domain-containing protein, whose amino-acid sequence METFKSLFVKPDPQQQMRKCNALLRANVRKLDRDIAQADKRAQRDPTRAKQAQKEVRDFARELVRARKTSARLVTSKAQLNSVQMQVNEAFAVRKIEGSIRASVGIMKDVNTLIRLPELSGTMRELSVELMKAGIIEEMIDESLPEDMDMLGEDEEAEGEIEKILGEVLKDKKEPSLPAAPIPEPEKLAAEEEEDEEDAEAMMDQMRNRLDALRS is encoded by the exons ATGGAGACGTTTAAATCCCTATTCGTAAAGCCGGATCCCCAGCAGCAG ATGCGGAAATGCAACGCTCTGCTCCGAGCCAACGTCCGAAAACTCGATCGCGATATCGCTCAG GCAGACAAGCGCGCTCAGCGAGATCCCACGAGGGCCAAGCAGGCGCAGAAGGAAGTTCGGGACTTTGCGCGCGAGCTGGTCCGAGCCCGGAAGACGTCGGCGCGGCTAGTCACCTCGAAGGCGCAGCTCAACTCAGTGCAGATGCAGGTCAATGAAGCCTTTGCCGTTCGTAAGATTGAGGGCTCCATCCGAGCCAGCGTCGGCATCATGAAGGACGTCAACACCCTCATCCGGCTGCCCGAGTTATCCGGCACGATGCGAGAGCTCAGCGTTGAGCTGATGAAGGCAGGCATTATCGaggagatgattgatgagTCGCTGCCCGAGGACATGGATATGctaggagaagatgaagaggccgagggTGAGATTGAAAAGATCCTAGGCGAGGtcctcaaggacaagaaggagccGTCCCTTCCGGCCGCGCCCATCCCCGAGCCGGAGAAATTGGcggcggaggaagaggaggacgaggaagatgcgGAGGCAATGATGGACCAGATGAGGAATCGATTAGATGCCCTGCGCAGTTAG